A window of the Haloquadratum walsbyi C23 genome harbors these coding sequences:
- a CDS encoding DUF7089 family protein has product MFDHRELSSPVAAIKDAYAPNAIILDVESDFETIPPAIAEGLGIFVESVTPSSYPTDWLPSDAPSPLIQYAGSEFTIGMPGDGTVTWTRQTTPPTILIKQRAAGTPTQFLEFLIAEAIVQIDTGVPEHFLPFFESAYTELDSAVPLGPAEVYQLAVALYDAWVGLQTRPTFNSLDETHPELYTAWHDAGNRLNDRLEELPGAVARGETGFADATEYACSAIKHDLELPTPFTALDTQAFLEYDAEYAVRWGRKTFEKLDESESLD; this is encoded by the coding sequence ATGTTCGACCACCGAGAACTCTCATCCCCTGTTGCAGCAATTAAAGACGCGTATGCTCCTAACGCGATTATCCTTGATGTTGAATCGGACTTTGAGACAATTCCACCAGCAATAGCAGAAGGACTTGGAATATTCGTTGAGAGTGTTACCCCTTCCAGTTACCCAACAGATTGGCTTCCATCAGATGCTCCATCACCACTCATACAATATGCTGGATCAGAATTCACAATCGGTATGCCTGGTGATGGTACTGTTACATGGACCCGTCAAACAACCCCTCCAACAATATTGATTAAACAACGGGCGGCAGGAACACCAACACAATTTCTTGAATTTCTTATTGCAGAGGCAATTGTTCAAATCGATACTGGCGTTCCTGAGCATTTCCTCCCATTTTTCGAATCAGCGTACACTGAATTAGATTCAGCTGTTCCACTTGGACCAGCAGAGGTGTATCAACTTGCGGTTGCATTATATGACGCATGGGTCGGGTTGCAAACACGACCAACGTTCAATTCTTTGGATGAGACACACCCAGAATTATATACCGCATGGCATGATGCGGGTAATCGACTTAATGATCGACTTGAGGAACTCCCAGGTGCCGTTGCTCGGGGTGAAACAGGATTTGCTGATGCAACTGAATATGCATGCTCAGCAATTAAACATGATCTTGAACTTCCAACACCATTCACCGCGCTGGATACTCAGGCATTTCTTGAGTATGATGCTGAATATGCTGTTCGATGGGGACGAAAGACGTTCGAAAAGCTTGATGAGAGTGAAAGTCTGGATTAA